A single region of the Dehalococcoides mccartyi genome encodes:
- a CDS encoding PPC domain-containing DNA-binding protein: MKASQGSIGRVFIIRLEDGDKVPSCLEDFALTQHISHAQVVLIGGIEGGQVVVGPRQSREYPPEPVLIPLDGAHEVAGVGIITPDESGNPKLHIHAALGRMGKTTTGCLRPGVSTWIVGEAVMYEILGAKAARRFDEKTRFNLLQPE; this comes from the coding sequence ATGAAAGCCAGTCAGGGAAGTATAGGAAGAGTATTTATAATACGGCTGGAAGACGGTGACAAAGTACCATCCTGCCTGGAAGATTTTGCCCTCACCCAGCATATAAGCCATGCCCAGGTAGTTCTGATTGGCGGTATAGAGGGAGGTCAGGTAGTGGTAGGGCCGCGCCAAAGCCGTGAGTACCCGCCTGAGCCGGTTCTGATACCGCTTGACGGAGCACATGAAGTGGCCGGGGTAGGTATAATAACGCCCGACGAAAGCGGTAACCCCAAGCTGCATATCCATGCCGCTCTTGGGCGAATGGGTAAAACTACTACCGGCTGCCTGAGACCTGGGGTAAGTACCTGGATTGTGGGCGAAGCGGTTATGTATGAAATACTGGGGGCAAAGGCTGCCCGCCGTTTTGATGAAAAAACCCGGTTCAATCTGCTGCAACCCGAATAA
- a CDS encoding tetratricopeptide repeat protein — MAYQEEEQLRLKRQSSKQAVSLAMEGRWQEAVEVNKKIIDQFPNDVEAFNRLGRAYLELAIYPEAIAAYTRAREIDPYNVIAEKNLHRLEVLSKENTTAGPVIHRVQPQDFLEEIGKAGVINLTRLAPKGVLARIVAGDQLCLRIDGANLWVENCGGEVLGMVDIPTSKRLIKLMKGGNKYSATVISSNEEKLVVIIRETFQHPSQMGIPSFSSRGLSKSSAGTEPDESDKEEGGYEIEVDETELMAEEAEAESQTYTDDENEGDLEV; from the coding sequence ATGGCATATCAAGAAGAGGAACAGCTAAGACTCAAGCGCCAGAGCAGTAAACAGGCTGTAAGTTTAGCCATGGAAGGACGCTGGCAAGAGGCGGTGGAGGTTAATAAAAAAATTATTGACCAGTTCCCGAATGATGTGGAAGCATTTAACCGTCTGGGGCGGGCCTATCTGGAGCTGGCTATTTATCCGGAGGCTATTGCTGCCTATACCCGTGCCAGAGAAATAGATCCTTATAATGTAATAGCTGAAAAAAATCTGCACCGGCTGGAAGTACTCAGCAAGGAAAATACAACGGCTGGGCCGGTCATTCACCGGGTTCAGCCCCAGGATTTTCTTGAAGAAATCGGCAAAGCCGGGGTAATAAACCTGACCCGTCTGGCTCCCAAAGGGGTACTGGCCAGAATCGTAGCTGGTGACCAGCTTTGTCTGCGGATAGACGGTGCGAATCTGTGGGTGGAAAACTGCGGCGGGGAAGTGCTGGGTATGGTTGATATACCTACTTCCAAGCGGCTGATAAAACTGATGAAGGGCGGCAATAAATATTCAGCCACCGTCATCAGTTCCAATGAAGAAAAACTGGTGGTTATTATCAGGGAAACCTTCCAGCATCCCTCGCAGATGGGTATACCTTCATTCTCGTCCAGAGGGCTTTCCAAGAGCTCTGCCGGCACCGAGCCTGATGAGAGTGACAAGGAAGAAGGCGGATACGAGATAGAAGTAGATGAAACTGAACTGATGGCAGAAGAAGCTGAGGCTGAAAGCCAGACATATACTGATGATGAAAACGAGGGTGATCTGGAGGTTTAG
- a CDS encoding aspartate kinase, with amino-acid sequence MAIVVHKYGGTSVGDAERIKHVAKRIIAARQKGSDVVAVVSAMGDTTDDLIALAHKLNDCPEPREMDVLLSTGEIVSSTLLAMALKNMGQDAISLSGQQAGIRTDSAHSKARITGIDPKRIHEELDKGRVVIVAGFQGISDCQDITTLGRGGSDTTAVALAASLGASRCERYTDVDGVYTADPRLIPDARRLSEISYEEMLELSSYGAKIMHPRAVEIGQVYNIPILVASSFNENPGTLIHGGENMEIRNKVSGIAHDFEVAKITILGVPDKPGIAAGLFAPLAKAGVSVDTIVQNSSQDHITDLTFTVTKSDLGKALEVIGPIAKEIQAREVLSDSKIGKVSIIGTGMLNAPGYAARMFKALSDAGINILLISTSEIRITCIIEEDKVKDAVRAIHKAFEMEKD; translated from the coding sequence ATGGCAATTGTAGTTCATAAATACGGCGGCACTTCGGTTGGTGATGCTGAAAGAATTAAACACGTAGCCAAGCGGATTATTGCCGCCCGCCAGAAGGGCAGCGATGTAGTGGCGGTGGTTTCGGCTATGGGAGACACCACAGATGACCTGATTGCCCTTGCCCACAAGCTTAATGACTGTCCCGAACCGCGGGAAATGGACGTTTTGCTTTCTACCGGTGAAATAGTCTCAAGCACCCTGTTGGCTATGGCGCTTAAAAATATGGGGCAGGATGCGATTAGCCTTTCAGGCCAGCAGGCGGGTATACGCACAGATTCGGCTCATTCAAAAGCCCGAATCACCGGCATTGACCCCAAGCGTATTCATGAAGAGCTGGACAAAGGCAGGGTTGTCATCGTGGCCGGTTTTCAGGGTATTTCGGACTGCCAGGATATTACCACCCTGGGGCGTGGCGGTTCTGATACCACTGCGGTTGCTCTGGCGGCTAGTCTGGGTGCCAGCAGATGCGAACGTTATACAGACGTGGATGGCGTTTATACCGCTGACCCCCGCCTGATACCGGATGCCCGGCGTCTTTCGGAAATAAGTTATGAAGAAATGCTGGAACTTTCGTCTTACGGGGCAAAAATAATGCACCCGCGAGCGGTGGAAATAGGTCAGGTGTACAATATACCTATTCTGGTAGCTTCCAGTTTTAATGAAAATCCCGGCACACTGATACATGGAGGGGAAAATATGGAAATACGAAACAAGGTCAGCGGTATAGCCCATGATTTTGAGGTTGCCAAGATAACCATACTAGGGGTGCCTGACAAGCCGGGCATAGCGGCCGGTCTTTTTGCACCTCTGGCCAAAGCCGGAGTCAGCGTGGATACAATAGTCCAGAACTCCAGCCAGGACCATATAACAGACCTCACCTTTACAGTAACCAAGTCAGATTTGGGCAAGGCGCTGGAGGTTATAGGTCCTATTGCCAAGGAAATTCAGGCCAGAGAAGTGCTGAGTGATTCCAAGATAGGTAAAGTCAGTATTATCGGTACGGGTATGTTAAATGCCCCCGGTTATGCCGCCCGCATGTTCAAAGCTTTGTCAGATGCCGGTATAAATATTTTGCTAATTTCCACTTCGGAAATTCGCATAACCTGCATTATAGAAGAAGACAAGGTAAAAGATGCGGTAAGGGCTATACACAAAGCCTTTGAGATGGAAAAAGACTAG
- a CDS encoding MBL fold metallo-hydrolase — protein sequence MNYTEETNSLTFLGTGGARFMVSRQILASGGIWLNLDGKRFLIDPGPGSIVQVCRLGLNPENLSAILLSHRHLDHSGDVNVMIEAMTQGGFNKNGHFLAPEDALDNEPVIYSYLRPFLNNLTVLEEEHEYNLDGIKVFTTRRHQHPVETYGFIFESSNHRIGFVSDTRYFEEIPQIYAGCDVLIINVVLRESIERIYHLSIADAARLITGAKPKTAILTHFGLQLFRADPAKMAAKVETETGIPVIAAVDDLLFKLE from the coding sequence ATGAACTATACCGAAGAAACCAACAGCCTCACTTTTCTGGGTACAGGCGGTGCCAGATTTATGGTCAGCCGTCAGATACTGGCTTCGGGCGGCATCTGGCTGAACCTTGACGGCAAACGGTTCCTGATTGACCCCGGCCCGGGCAGTATTGTGCAGGTATGCCGTTTGGGTTTAAACCCGGAAAACCTGAGCGCTATCCTTTTGTCCCACCGCCATCTGGACCACTCCGGTGATGTAAACGTGATGATAGAGGCCATGACCCAGGGCGGCTTTAACAAAAACGGCCATTTTCTAGCCCCTGAAGATGCCCTGGATAATGAACCGGTTATATACTCGTATCTAAGGCCGTTTTTAAATAACCTGACTGTGCTTGAGGAAGAACACGAATACAATCTGGACGGGATAAAGGTTTTCACTACCCGGCGTCATCAGCACCCGGTGGAAACATACGGATTTATATTTGAATCTTCCAATCACCGCATAGGTTTCGTAAGCGATACCCGCTATTTTGAGGAAATACCCCAAATCTACGCAGGCTGTGACGTTCTGATAATAAATGTTGTTCTTAGGGAATCTATAGAACGTATTTACCATTTGAGCATAGCTGATGCCGCCAGACTGATTACAGGGGCTAAACCCAAAACAGCCATACTTACCCACTTCGGTCTGCAGCTTTTCCGGGCAGACCCGGCCAAGATGGCAGCCAAAGTTGAAACCGAAACCGGTATACCCGTCATAGCCGCTGTAGATGACCTGCTTTTCAAGCTGGAATAA
- a CDS encoding desulfoferrodoxin FeS4 iron-binding domain-containing protein, with protein sequence MGVKQLGETYKCDICGNIVRVIKVGGGTLVCCGQEMKRIEDSYKAPVNLPDSSGE encoded by the coding sequence ATGGGTGTAAAACAGCTGGGTGAAACCTACAAATGCGATATATGCGGCAATATTGTGCGGGTTATCAAGGTGGGCGGCGGTACGCTGGTCTGCTGCGGGCAGGAAATGAAACGGATAGAAGATTCATATAAAGCCCCGGTAAACCTGCCTGATTCCAGCGGTGAATAA
- the gyrA gene encoding DNA gyrase subunit A yields the protein MVTGNTRPINIEDEMKGSYLDYAMSVIVSRALPDVRDGLKPVQRRILYAMNDLGMKHNTPYKKSARIVGEVLGKYHPHGDSSVYDAMVRMAQPFSYRYPLVDGQGNFGSVDNDPAAAMRYTEARLAQIAEQLLTDIDKNTVDFMPNFDSSLEEPTVLPARIPNLLMNGSSGIAVGMATNIPPHNLAELCQAICYLIDNPDCGVDELMQFVSGPDFPTGGTILGTDGIKSAYATGKGKIVIQAKAHIGEVDNRKAIFVTEIPYQVNKAELVAKIAELVKDRKLVGISDLRDESDRQGMRVVIELKRDAEPQQVLNSLYKHTNMRTSFFVNMLALVDGQPQVLSLKEVLKNFIDFRHLIITRRSQFELKAAKDRAHILEGLKKALDFIDRIIAIIRSSENGDTARKNLMAEFDFSAIQAQAILDLQLRRLANLERQKILDEYAELMKRIGYLEDLLSHPEKIYALVKEDAKDLRGSYGQSRATEISNQGVIEFREEDLVPHMDVIVTLSERGFIKRVPANVFRLQHRGGTGIMGMPTREADAVRFLSVSDTHDTLLFFTNRGKVFSLRCFDIPDDASRIAKGTAIVNLIPVTQDERITAILDLKSFPADHFLLMATNKGEIKKTSLQEFTAVRSSGLIAMDLATSDELVAAVETTEEKDILLATRLGQSIRFPVSELRTSLRASGGVKAIVLSKGDEVVSMDVAQEGTLVITVTENGAGKLTAIEEYPQQHRAGSGVINFKVVDKTGEVVASKVVSETDQMMLISADGMVTRTQVKEEDPSHGIPIMGRATQGVRVMRLEEGDRVVAVATF from the coding sequence ATGGTAACAGGTAACACCAGGCCGATAAATATAGAAGATGAAATGAAGGGTTCGTACCTTGATTATGCTATGAGTGTAATCGTTTCACGTGCCTTGCCGGATGTGCGGGATGGTCTGAAACCGGTACAGAGGCGCATTCTCTATGCTATGAATGACCTGGGCATGAAGCATAATACCCCGTATAAAAAGAGTGCCCGTATCGTGGGTGAAGTTTTAGGTAAATATCATCCCCATGGTGACTCTTCTGTTTACGACGCTATGGTACGTATGGCCCAGCCATTTTCCTATCGCTATCCGCTGGTAGATGGTCAGGGAAACTTCGGCAGCGTGGATAATGACCCCGCGGCTGCAATGCGTTACACCGAAGCCCGCCTGGCTCAGATAGCTGAACAGCTGCTGACTGACATAGATAAAAATACCGTAGACTTTATGCCCAACTTCGATTCCTCGCTGGAAGAACCCACTGTGCTTCCGGCCCGTATACCCAATTTGCTTATGAACGGCAGTTCAGGTATTGCGGTGGGTATGGCAACCAATATACCTCCCCACAATCTGGCGGAACTCTGCCAGGCCATCTGCTACCTTATTGACAACCCTGATTGCGGCGTAGATGAACTGATGCAGTTTGTTTCCGGACCGGACTTCCCTACCGGCGGGACTATACTGGGCACTGACGGTATAAAGAGTGCCTATGCTACCGGTAAAGGCAAAATTGTTATACAAGCCAAGGCCCATATCGGCGAAGTGGACAACCGCAAGGCTATATTTGTTACCGAAATTCCCTATCAGGTAAACAAGGCCGAACTGGTAGCCAAGATTGCCGAATTGGTCAAGGACCGAAAGCTGGTAGGCATTTCTGACTTGCGGGATGAATCTGACCGGCAGGGTATGCGGGTAGTTATTGAACTTAAACGTGATGCCGAACCCCAGCAGGTTTTAAACAGCCTCTACAAACATACCAACATGCGCACCTCATTCTTTGTAAACATGCTGGCGCTGGTAGACGGTCAGCCGCAGGTACTCAGCCTGAAAGAAGTGCTTAAAAACTTTATAGACTTCCGCCACCTTATTATCACCCGTCGGAGTCAGTTTGAACTTAAAGCCGCCAAAGACCGCGCCCATATACTGGAAGGTCTTAAAAAGGCGCTGGATTTTATTGACCGTATTATTGCCATTATCCGCAGTTCCGAAAACGGTGATACAGCCCGCAAAAACCTGATGGCTGAGTTTGATTTCTCAGCAATCCAGGCTCAAGCTATTCTGGATTTACAGCTTCGCCGTCTGGCCAATCTGGAACGCCAGAAGATACTGGACGAATACGCCGAGCTTATGAAACGCATAGGTTATCTGGAAGATTTGCTGTCTCACCCTGAAAAGATTTATGCTCTGGTAAAAGAAGACGCCAAAGACCTTAGAGGGAGCTATGGCCAGTCCCGTGCCACCGAGATTTCCAATCAGGGTGTTATAGAATTCCGTGAGGAAGATCTGGTACCCCATATGGATGTTATAGTTACTTTGAGTGAAAGGGGCTTTATCAAACGGGTGCCGGCTAATGTATTCCGCCTGCAGCACCGCGGCGGTACCGGCATAATGGGTATGCCCACCCGCGAAGCAGATGCAGTCCGTTTCCTTTCAGTTTCAGATACCCATGATACCCTGCTCTTTTTCACCAACCGGGGCAAGGTATTCAGCCTGCGCTGTTTTGATATACCTGATGATGCCTCCCGCATTGCCAAGGGTACGGCTATCGTAAACCTGATACCTGTTACACAGGACGAACGGATAACCGCCATACTGGACTTAAAGAGCTTCCCGGCAGACCATTTCCTGCTGATGGCTACCAATAAAGGTGAAATCAAAAAGACCTCACTTCAGGAGTTTACCGCAGTCCGTTCTTCAGGGTTGATAGCCATGGATTTGGCTACTTCGGATGAATTGGTGGCGGCGGTTGAAACTACTGAGGAAAAAGATATTCTGCTGGCTACCCGTCTGGGGCAGTCTATCCGTTTCCCGGTAAGCGAACTCCGTACCAGCCTAAGGGCTTCCGGCGGTGTCAAGGCTATAGTCCTTTCTAAAGGGGACGAAGTAGTAAGTATGGACGTTGCCCAGGAGGGTACGCTGGTAATAACTGTAACCGAAAATGGTGCCGGCAAACTGACTGCCATAGAGGAATACCCCCAGCAGCACCGGGCTGGCAGCGGGGTTATAAACTTCAAGGTTGTAGACAAAACCGGTGAGGTTGTGGCCTCAAAGGTAGTCAGCGAGACTGACCAGATGATGCTTATCTCCGCTGACGGCATGGTTACCCGTACTCAGGTCAAAGAAGAAGATCCCTCTCATGGCATACCCATCATGGGCAGAGCCACTCAGGGTGTCAGGGTAATGCGCCTTGAGGAAGGCGACCGGGTGGTTGCGGTGGCTACTTTTTAG
- a CDS encoding NifU family protein: MLEKVEAVLDKIRPALEADGGNVELVDVVDGVVKVKLVGACAGCPMSTMTLKNGIERILKREIPEVKEVVAA; this comes from the coding sequence ATGCTGGAAAAAGTAGAAGCCGTTCTGGATAAAATCAGACCGGCCCTGGAAGCCGACGGCGGCAATGTTGAACTGGTAGATGTTGTGGACGGAGTAGTAAAAGTAAAACTGGTTGGCGCTTGTGCCGGCTGCCCCATGTCTACAATGACCCTGAAAAACGGCATTGAGCGTATCCTGAAGCGCGAAATACCCGAAGTCAAAGAAGTAGTGGCTGCCTAA
- a CDS encoding cation:proton antiporter produces MEELGSSFGLDLIIVLIAAVLAGLLARRFKLPLLLGYLGAGIAIGPNGFGLVQSPGVIESMATVGVILLLFTLGLDFSLDELKRVGKVAVLGGLIQIIVTAGFGFLLGRGLGWDINASIFFGFMVSLSSTLIVLKILMDRGEAEAPHGRVMLGILLVQDICLIPLMIILPALGSEGGDVGLTIGVAFAKAAAFILVMFALGFWVFPRLLGRVAAHSHELFLLSVITLSLGAAMGATALGLSPAVGAFIAGLLIGQSMYAKQALADIIPLRDIFGALFFVSLGMLANLNFAVENMGLVLLVVVFLLVIKSLVAGVVPWLFGYTFQTSFTTGIGLMQIGEFSFVLAGVGLASSVISDSIYAITISSAVITMIITPFALSFSGAAYRKVSQWPLASKLVSLRTSGQAEFMDLDISNHAVICSQGGVAKTLTRVMNRRNFPFLVIDLDPQTIAELRRQKAPAIYGDAANPEILRFARLEKARLLICAMPGFADTEQVVKNARKINARLDIVARVTSDTQAAKLKQMGVSEVVQPEFEVGLELSRHAMHRFGMTTIEIQYILNSLRNMGKNE; encoded by the coding sequence TTGGAAGAATTAGGCTCCAGCTTCGGGTTGGACTTAATTATTGTGCTTATAGCGGCCGTTCTGGCCGGTTTACTGGCACGCCGTTTCAAACTGCCGCTTCTTCTGGGTTATCTGGGGGCTGGTATAGCCATAGGCCCAAACGGTTTCGGTTTGGTGCAGTCTCCGGGCGTTATTGAATCCATGGCTACAGTCGGGGTTATTCTGCTCCTTTTTACCCTTGGTCTTGATTTTTCGCTGGATGAGCTGAAGCGGGTGGGAAAAGTGGCGGTGCTGGGCGGTCTTATCCAGATAATTGTTACCGCCGGGTTTGGGTTTTTGCTGGGCAGAGGCCTTGGCTGGGATATAAATGCCTCTATCTTCTTCGGGTTTATGGTCTCGCTTTCCTCTACCCTGATAGTCCTTAAAATACTTATGGACAGAGGTGAGGCGGAAGCCCCTCACGGGCGGGTGATGCTGGGCATCCTGCTGGTGCAGGATATTTGCCTTATTCCCCTGATGATTATTTTACCGGCTTTGGGGAGTGAAGGCGGAGACGTCGGCCTGACAATAGGTGTTGCCTTTGCCAAAGCGGCGGCTTTTATTCTGGTTATGTTTGCTTTGGGATTTTGGGTTTTCCCCCGTCTGCTGGGTAGAGTGGCTGCCCATTCCCATGAGCTTTTTCTTCTGTCTGTTATCACCCTGTCTCTGGGGGCGGCCATGGGGGCAACTGCGCTGGGTCTTTCACCGGCAGTAGGTGCATTTATAGCAGGGCTTCTTATTGGGCAATCCATGTATGCCAAGCAGGCACTGGCAGATATAATCCCCCTTAGGGATATTTTCGGGGCTTTGTTCTTTGTTTCTCTGGGTATGCTGGCAAACCTTAATTTTGCAGTGGAGAATATGGGCTTGGTTCTGCTGGTAGTTGTCTTCCTGCTGGTCATCAAGAGTCTGGTGGCCGGGGTAGTGCCATGGCTGTTCGGCTATACTTTCCAGACCTCATTTACTACCGGTATCGGTCTGATGCAGATAGGTGAATTCAGCTTTGTACTGGCCGGGGTGGGTCTGGCATCATCAGTTATTTCTGACAGTATTTATGCCATTACCATCAGCAGTGCCGTTATTACCATGATAATCACCCCTTTTGCCTTAAGTTTCAGCGGTGCGGCTTACAGAAAGGTCAGCCAGTGGCCGCTGGCAAGCAAACTGGTCAGCCTGCGTACCTCCGGGCAGGCGGAGTTTATGGATTTAGACATTTCCAACCATGCGGTTATCTGTTCGCAGGGGGGTGTTGCCAAGACTCTGACCCGGGTGATGAACCGCCGCAATTTCCCCTTTCTGGTTATAGATTTAGACCCCCAAACCATTGCCGAACTTCGCCGCCAGAAAGCACCTGCCATATACGGAGATGCCGCCAATCCCGAAATACTCAGGTTTGCCCGTTTAGAGAAAGCCCGTTTGCTCATCTGTGCTATGCCTGGTTTTGCGGATACCGAACAGGTGGTTAAAAATGCCCGCAAGATAAATGCGCGGCTGGATATAGTAGCTAGGGTGACCAGTGACACTCAGGCTGCAAAACTCAAACAAATGGGTGTCAGCGAGGTAGTCCAGCCTGAGTTTGAGGTAGGTTTGGAACTTTCACGCCATGCCATGCACCGCTTCGGTATGACTACCATTGAAATCCAGTACATTTTAAACAGCCTGCGGAATATGGGTAAAAATGAGTAG
- a CDS encoding TIGR03960 family B12-binding radical SAM protein, which produces MNYPEHILHQVEKPGRYTGGEWNSVCKEWSKTPLKVALSFPDTYEIGMSNLAIPLLYDILNRNTDILAERVFSPWLDMENLIRERKLPFVSLESGHPVKEFDILGFSLGYELTYTNILNMLSLASIPMLAAERGGDFPLVIAGGSCSLNPEPLADFIDAFVIGDAEEAIQDLCQAVLDARNYNLSKDQMLRELAKIPGIYIPCLYKAEYNPDGTLKSITPTTPEAPPVINRRILPALPPPTVKPVVPYIEVVQDRGAVEISRGCSRGCRFCSAGIIYRPVRVRPAAEVVSAVEGIMDNCGYDEISLLSLSCSDYPGIENLVKTLAEKYADKHLALSLPSLRLTPDSVGLVNVLAGGRKSGLTFAPEAASERLQRVINKLTSEEELCDTACTAFESGWTSFKMYFMIGLPTETDEDAAAICQMAGRVNALSRGAPGRRPQIRLSLASYVPKAHTPFQWEAQLDEESLYRRADIVRQGLKRWGIKVSWSDTKMSLLEAVFSRGDRRLGKVIYTAWQKGAKFDAWSECFNFTLWQEAFDECSLSPSFYAHRKRPLDETLPWGHINAGVSAEFLKKEYARSVEGQDTPDCREGKCHACGLEKTVTECNNRLHRK; this is translated from the coding sequence TTGAACTACCCCGAACATATTCTCCATCAGGTTGAAAAACCCGGCCGCTATACCGGCGGGGAATGGAATTCCGTTTGCAAGGAATGGTCTAAAACCCCGCTTAAGGTTGCCCTGAGCTTTCCCGATACCTATGAAATAGGCATGTCCAACCTGGCCATACCCCTGCTTTACGATATTTTAAACCGCAACACCGATATTCTGGCCGAAAGGGTTTTCAGCCCCTGGCTGGATATGGAAAACCTTATCCGTGAGAGAAAACTTCCCTTTGTCAGTCTGGAAAGCGGCCACCCCGTAAAAGAGTTTGATATCTTGGGTTTTTCACTGGGGTATGAGCTTACCTATACCAATATACTGAATATGCTTTCTCTGGCAAGCATACCCATGCTTGCCGCCGAAAGGGGAGGGGATTTTCCGCTGGTGATTGCCGGCGGCAGCTGCAGCCTCAACCCCGAACCTCTGGCAGATTTTATAGATGCTTTTGTAATAGGTGATGCCGAAGAGGCAATACAAGACCTGTGCCAAGCCGTCCTTGATGCCAGAAATTATAACCTTAGTAAAGACCAAATGTTGCGGGAACTGGCCAAAATCCCCGGTATTTACATACCCTGCCTGTATAAGGCCGAATATAACCCTGACGGTACTTTGAAATCCATCACCCCCACCACACCTGAAGCACCTCCCGTAATAAACCGCCGCATTTTGCCCGCTTTGCCGCCGCCAACCGTAAAACCGGTAGTACCGTATATAGAGGTGGTACAGGACAGGGGAGCGGTGGAGATAAGCCGCGGCTGCAGCCGGGGTTGCCGTTTCTGCTCTGCCGGCATTATTTACCGCCCGGTCAGGGTACGCCCGGCGGCAGAGGTTGTAAGTGCCGTTGAAGGCATAATGGATAACTGCGGTTATGATGAAATTTCCTTGCTTTCGCTGAGCTGCTCGGACTACCCGGGTATTGAAAATCTGGTAAAAACCCTGGCGGAAAAATACGCAGACAAACACCTGGCCCTATCACTGCCCAGTTTACGCCTGACCCCAGATTCGGTCGGGCTGGTAAACGTGCTGGCGGGTGGGCGTAAAAGCGGGCTTACCTTTGCACCCGAAGCAGCCAGCGAGCGTCTCCAGCGGGTTATAAATAAACTTACCTCTGAGGAAGAGCTGTGTGATACCGCCTGTACTGCCTTTGAAAGCGGCTGGACCAGCTTCAAGATGTATTTCATGATAGGATTGCCGACTGAAACTGACGAAGATGCCGCCGCTATCTGCCAAATGGCAGGCAGGGTAAATGCCCTATCCCGCGGCGCTCCCGGACGCCGCCCCCAGATACGCCTGAGCCTGGCCTCATACGTACCCAAAGCCCATACCCCATTTCAGTGGGAAGCCCAGCTGGATGAGGAATCCCTCTACCGCAGGGCGGATATAGTAAGGCAGGGGCTGAAACGCTGGGGAATAAAGGTTTCCTGGTCTGATACTAAAATGAGCCTGCTGGAAGCCGTGTTTTCCAGAGGAGACCGCCGTCTGGGCAAAGTGATATATACCGCCTGGCAAAAGGGTGCCAAGTTTGATGCCTGGAGTGAGTGCTTCAATTTTACCCTTTGGCAGGAGGCTTTTGATGAATGCAGTTTAAGCCCCTCGTTCTATGCCCACCGCAAACGCCCGCTTGACGAAACGCTGCCCTGGGGGCATATAAATGCCGGGGTAAGTGCCGAATTCCTGAAAAAGGAATATGCCCGCTCAGTGGAAGGGCAGGATACGCCTGACTGCCGCGAAGGCAAATGCCATGCCTGCGGACTGGAAAAAACGGTAACCGAATGTAACAACCGCCTGCACAGAAAATAA
- the argC gene encoding N-acetyl-gamma-glutamyl-phosphate reductase → MKKYKAGIINVTGYAGLELARILASHPSVELCSVTGRSLAGKKLSDAFPYLHRLNLPITENLEGQVDIVFMALPHKEGAVLVSDLLAKGIRIIDISADFRLKDPSLYQAWYGFEHPCPELLPEAVYGLPELKRKDIASARLVANPGCYPTSAILGLTPAFKMDLIEPSAIIDAKSGLSGSGRTPTAKNIFCEADEDVCAYSVGSHRHQPEIVQELSYAGGGVIPRITFCPHLIPMSRGILSSAYARLKRPVTDEEVKEIYHRFYKDEPFVKITAEPPHTRYTRGTNMCFIHPVVDALNERLVVISCIDNLVKGAAGQAVQNMNIMLGLDESAGLEAMAALP, encoded by the coding sequence ATGAAGAAATATAAAGCAGGTATTATAAATGTAACCGGTTATGCAGGGCTGGAGCTTGCCCGTATTCTGGCAAGTCACCCTTCGGTAGAGCTTTGTTCGGTAACCGGGCGGAGTTTGGCCGGCAAAAAGCTTTCGGATGCATTTCCTTACCTTCACCGTCTCAATCTGCCTATTACCGAAAATCTGGAAGGGCAGGTGGATATTGTCTTTATGGCTCTGCCCCACAAGGAAGGGGCGGTCTTGGTGTCGGATTTGCTCGCAAAAGGAATACGGATAATAGATATCAGCGCTGATTTCCGGCTGAAAGACCCGTCACTTTATCAGGCATGGTACGGGTTTGAGCATCCCTGCCCGGAGCTTCTTCCCGAAGCGGTGTATGGTCTGCCTGAACTTAAGCGTAAGGATATTGCCAGCGCCCGTCTGGTGGCAAATCCGGGCTGTTACCCCACCTCTGCCATACTTGGGCTTACCCCTGCTTTTAAAATGGATCTGATAGAGCCAAGTGCTATTATAGATGCCAAGTCCGGGCTTTCCGGTTCTGGTAGGACCCCTACTGCCAAAAATATATTTTGTGAAGCAGACGAAGATGTTTGCGCTTATTCTGTTGGCTCTCACCGCCACCAGCCGGAGATAGTTCAGGAACTTTCTTACGCTGGTGGAGGGGTAATCCCGCGGATTACTTTTTGCCCTCACCTAATACCCATGAGCCGGGGTATACTTTCAAGTGCCTATGCCCGTTTGAAACGGCCGGTTACAGACGAAGAAGTCAAAGAGATTTACCACCGTTTTTATAAAGATGAGCCTTTTGTGAAGATAACCGCCGAGCCGCCCCACACCCGTTATACCCGCGGTACCAATATGTGCTTTATTCACCCGGTGGTAGATGCCCTGAATGAACGGCTGGTAGTTATAAGCTGCATAGATAATCTGGTAAAAGGTGCGGCGGGGCAGGCTGTACAGAATATGAATATTATGCTGGGCTTGGATGAAAGTGCAGGTCTGGAAGCTATGGCAGCCCTGCCATAG